ACAGAGGTGAGGGTGCCAATGACTGCTGCGGCGCTCGGGACCACCTTCACGCTTACCACTCTTGACGGCGACAAAGAACTGACGCTCGAACCGGGAACGCAACCGGGCGAAGACGTGCTCATGCGCGGACTCGGCGTCACCCACCTGCGGCGTTCTACTAGAGGAAATCTTCACGTACATATAAACGTTGAAGTGCCGAAGCACTTGAACGAAGAGCAGCGGGAATTGCTCAAGCAGCTCGCGCAGCTACGCGGTGAAGAAAAGATAATCGCCGAGGGCGAGGACACGGGCATGTTTGCTAAGTTGCGTGACAGGTTCACTCGATGAGCCTGCAATCTTTCCTTTTCCCGCACACCGATGAGTTGGTTGAGGGAGCCACTGTAGGTTTGGCTGGCGAGGAAGGTCATCACGCCGCCTCCGTGATGCGAATCCGCCCGGGCGAGGAAATCTTTCTGGTAGATGGGAAGGGGCGGCGCGCTCGCGGCGAGGTCCTTCAGGCCAGCAAGAATCAGGTGCAGGTCAAGGTCTTGGCTACTGTGAACGAGGCATTTCCGGGTAAACAAATCACCCTGGTGCAGGCTCTAGCCAAGGGTGGGCGAGACGAGATGAGTATCGAGACCGCCACCGAGCTGGATGTCTTCGCGGTGATTCCGTGGCAGGCCGATAGGTCCACTGTGCGATGGAATGGGCCAAAGGTTGAAAAAGGAGTGCGCAAGTGGCAAGCCAAGGTAGCGGCAGCTACCAAGCAATCTAGACGTTCTTACATCCCCGAAGTCGCTTCCCTTGTGGGCACTAAGGCACTGGCCAAGCAGATAGAGGAAGCGGTAGCAAATAACACCTTGGTGCTGCTCCTACACGAAGAGGCCGAGACGCCCTTGATGCAACAGCCGCTCCAAGAAGCTGATCGTATATGGTTGATAGTTGGCCCAGAGGGAGGCATAGGACAGGCAGAAACCGAGCTGCTTGTAAAAAGTGGCGCTCGCACTTGCAAATTAGGGAGCACAATTTTACGCACCTCAAGTGCCGGGCCCGCAGCACTGGCTTATATTGCCGGTACGTGCGGGGCATGGAACAGTTAAGATAGTTCCAGAGCAAGGAGGAACCCTGAGCACTATAACCATCCCGGAGGGACTAGCTCCGGTAACACTTTTCGGCGCTGGCGATAGCGCACTTAGAGCAATAGAAGACGGCATGCCGAGTGTCGATATTCGGGTGCAAGATCGCACGATCCACGTGGAAGGGCCTGCCGGCGTGGTGCAGGCGGTGACCGCACTTTTTGAGGAGTTAATTTCGCTTGCCGAATCCGGTTCTCCTTTGGGGCCCGATGAGGTGGCGCACGCGGTTTCGCTGTTGCAAGCTTCCCAAGAGAAGCAGGCTACCGTTTCCGCGGCTGTTCTTTCTGCGCGTGGCCACGCAATTCGTCCTCGAAGCGAGACGCAGGCCAAGTACGTGCGGGCAATGGACGAGTCGACTGTGGTGTTCGGGATCGGCCCGGCGGGTACTGGCAAAACCTACCTGGCAATGGCTAAAGCAGTACAGCAACTGCTCGATGGGGTAGTACGACGCATTATTGTTACGCGTCCTGCCGTCGAGGCCGGAGAGTCGTTGGGATTCTTGCCTGGCTCGCTTACCGAGAAGGTGGATCCGTATCTACGCCCAGTTTATGATGCGCTCGGGGATATGCTTGAGCCCGAAACCTTGGTTGAACTGCGTGAGTCGGGCACTATCGAGGTGGCACCGCTGGCTTACATGCGCGGGCGTACTCTAAACGATGCCTTCATCATCCTTGATGAGGCGCAAAATACCACCAAGATGCAGATGAAGATGTTCTTGACCAGGCTTGGGTTTAACTCGACCATGGTGATCACAGGAGATCCGACCCAGGTCGATCTTCCCAAGGGCAACCTGTCAGGTTTAGTGGATGCGGTGAACGTGTTGGCCGGGATTGACGGCATCGAGTTTTGTAAATTCTCCAGTGCGGATGTAGTGCGCCACGCCACTGTCAGGGCCATTATTGACGCCTACGATCGGCGAGACAGTGCTAAAGAGAGGCTGAAGCATGAGTACTGAGGTATGTAACGAAACCTCCTACGAGGTCGACGAAGCAGAGTTTGCTGCGCTAGCAGCGTTCGTGTTGCAGAAGATGCATGTCTCTTCCAGTGCGGAACTGTCTATCATGTTCATTGATCCTGAACCCATGGAGGAATTGCACGTGCGGTGGCTGGGTCTGGAAGGGCCAACGGACGTGATGAGCTTCCCAATGGATGAGCTGCGCCCCGGCACCGCTGAAGATCCCACTGAGGCAGGGATTTTGGGGGATATTGTGCTGTGCCCCCAAGTTGCCGAAAAGCAGGCTAGCGCTGCCGGACACTCGACTACCGAGGAAATGCTCCTACTGACCGTCCACGGCATTTTGCATCTGCTTGGATATGACCATGCTGAAGAAGAGGAAAAGAAGGTCATGTTTGGCCTGCAGCGGAAGTTGCTGCTTACTTTCCTAGCGGAGAAAGATTGAAGGAAGTAATTTGGCTGGGCGTACTAGCCCTAGTTTGCCTAGTTCTTACCGGATTCTTCTCGGCCGCAGAGACTTCATTCTTACGCCTGTCTAGGGCAAGAGTTGAGGACCTTGTAGAGGACGGACGCGAGGGCGCCGAGGTCGTGCGGAAGATTATCGAGCACAAGGCGTTGTCGCTTACTGCAACCAGGGGAATGCGCATCATATTCTCTACTTTGGCGACCGTCATTATTGTGCTCGCTGTTAATTTTCCGTGGTGGCCTACCTGGGTGCGGATTCTAGTAGCAGTGCTAATTTCGGCGGGAGCAGCCTGGCTCATCTCCGGGTTGTTCGGTGATTCCGTTGGCAGTCGCAATCCGGAATCTGTAGCCCTTCTGGCTGCGAAGCCGGTGTGGGCCGCGACCTATCTGCTTGCCCCTGCGACCAAGGCTTACCTGTGGCTTCGCCCCGAGTCTGCCCTTACTGAGGCAGAGGCGCGCCAGGTAATGGCCGACGATCTTCGCGAGATGGTAGACGAGATGGGCGAGGAAGAAAGCCTCGAGATCGAGGACGAGGATCGCGAACTTTTGCGATCTGTCTTTGAGCTGGGAACTACCTTGGTACGCGAGATAATGGTCCCTCGCACCGAAATGATTACGGTAGATAAGGACACGCCGGCTTACAAAGCAATGAGCCTTTTTGTGAAGTCTGGGTTCTCGCGTCTTCCAGTTACCGGTGAAGACACCGACGATGTGCGGGGAGTGCTGGTACTGAAGGATCTCTTGGGCAGGGTTCACCGGCATAGTGAATCCAAACAGGCGCCGGTTCACACAATGATGCGCCCCATATTGTTTGTTCCCGAGACGGTTTTACTCGATAACCTGTTACGGCAAATGCAGGCCTCTGGCGACCATATTGCGATGCTGGTAGACGAGTACGGAGGGATTTCCGGCCTCGTCACCCTCGAGGATCTAATTGAAGAGGTTGTGGGCGACGTTACCGATGAGCACGACCATTCCAAGGCGGAACCGCGCCAGCTTGCTCCCGACACTTGGGAGGTTCCGGCAAACTTCCCGTTGGATGATTTAGGCGAGCTATTCGACTTGGAAATTGAAGATGAAGACGTAGACACCGCGGCGGGATTGTTGGCAAAGGCACTAGGGAAAGTGCCACTGGCCGGTGCCAGTGCCCCCGCGCAGGGGCTAGACTTGACAGCTGGTGAAGCAACTGGGCGACGCCGCACCATTACTACTGTGATCGCACGGTGTAGAAACGAGGACAAGTGACTGATTTTCCATCTGACGAAGAGCTAATGGCTGGCCCTTCCGCTGTAGAGGGAATGTCTCTACCGCAGACGCCAGAGGACTTTGTAGCCGGTTTTGCGACGATCGTCGGGCGTCCTAACGTTGGCAAGTCCACACTTACCAATGCGATCGTAGGCAAGAAGATAGCCATTACCTCGATGCGTCCAGAAACGACCAGGCATACCGTGCGTGGGGTACACACCAGCGACGAAGGCCAGCTCGTGTTGCTGGATACTCCCGGTTACCACCGCCCTCGAACCCTGCTGGGCAAGCGCCTCAACGATCAGGTGCGCGAGGCACTAACGCAGGTCGACTTGGTATTCTTCTGTATCCCGGCTGATCAGAAGATTGGTCCGGGTGACCGTTTTATCGCGCGCGAGTTGAAATCGGTGAAGGTGCCGGTAATAGCCGTGGTAACCAAGTCTGATCTGGTGGGTCCAGAGCGGCTGCTACCTCAGATTGATGCTGTCTCGAAGTTGGGGGATTGGGCCGAGATCGTGCCCACCTCGGCAGCCAAGGGGAGGCAGGTTGACGACCTGATCTCGGTTGCCATGAAATATTTGCCAAAATCGATGCCGCTGTACCCCTTGGATGCCAAGTCGGATGAATCTGACAACACGATGATCGCGGAGTTTATTCGCGAAGCTGCGCTAGAGGGGATGCGCGAGGAGCTGCCTCACTCTCTAGCAGTCCAGGTGGAAGAGGTAATTGAGCGCAAGCCGGTAAAAGGGCAGAAGAAGCCGCCGCTGCTCGACATCCACGTCAACATGTACGTAGAACGAGACTCCCAGAAGGCAATAATCATTGGCAAGGGAGGCTCACGGCTGAAGTGGATCGGGTCGAACGCTAGGCAGAACATCGAAGAGTATTTGAATCGGCGGGTTTATCTTGATCTGCATGTTCGCACTGCTAAAGATTGGCAGTCCGATCCGAAGATGTTAGGTAGGCTCGGCCTTTAGTGTCAAAAGGCGGACTTTAGCAATCCAATACATAAAGTGGTGTTAGTTTTTACTTTATGAGGTTGTTCCTTCTGCTTAGTTGCCGCGGCGAGTCCTGATGTGCCGGTTCCTCGTCGTGGAGTTAGCCGTACCGGCGAAACGACTATGTGGAAGTGAATACTAATGCGAACGACCGGGAGAAGCTCTACCCAACAACCTTCGGCCATGCCGGTATCTAAATACCGTCCTGCCAGTGAGACTAACCCACTGTCTCTGCCCGATAGGACGTGGCCGGCCAAGACGATCACTAAGGCTCCAAGGTGGCTATCGACGGATTTGCGCGATGGCAACCAGGCACTTATCGAACCGATGTCGCCGGAGCAAAAGCGAAAGATGTTCTCGCTGCTTGTGAACATGGGCTTCAAAGAAATCGAGATCGGTTTCCCTGCGGCTTCGCAGACAGATTTTGACTTTGTACGTTCCTTGGTAAAGGACAGTGCAGTACCAGAGGACGTGACAGTCTCTGTTCTGACTCAATCTAGGGCAGATCTGATTGACCGCACTTTTGATGCAATCGATGGTCTGCCGAGGGCGACTGTGCACCTCTACAATGCCATCTCCCCATTGTTTCGCGAGGTAGTTTTCAAGAATTCGAAACAGGCTACGGTGGATTTGGCCGTTACTGGGGCCCAGCAGATAATCGCTACGGCAGAGAAGCGACTTAGCGAGGAGACGATTTTCGGCTTTGAGTATTCTCCTGAAATTTTCGTGGATGCCGAGATCGATTTTGCCCTGGAAATTTGTAATGCCGTTACGGGAGTGTGGCACCCCGATGCGGATAGGGAATTGATAATAAACCTTCCGGCTACTGTGGAACGTACGAGCCCTAACGTGTTTGCGGACCGGGTTGAGTATATGAGTCGGAATTTGGCTCACCGGGAGCACATCGCCCTCTCTGTTCATACTCATAATGACCGCGGCAGTGCTGTTGCTGCCGCTGAGCTGGCAATTATGGCGGGAGCCGATCGCGTTGAAGGATGCCTCGCTGGGCAGGGGGAGCGCACGGGGAACGTTGATCTAGTCACCCTTGCTATGAATTTGTTTAGTTCGGGCGTGGATCCAATGCTCGATCTGTCGAATATCGACGAGGTAAGGCGAACTGTAGAGCACTGTACAGGGATGCGGGTGCCGGATCGTGCTCCCTACATGGGGGACTTGGTCTACACGTCGTTCTCGGGCTCGCACCAAGACGCGATTAAGAAGGGCTTTGCGGCGCGAAAGGACCAGCTTGCTAAAGCCGGCTCTGAAGAGGACGTGCCCTGGCAAATCCCGTATTTACCCATCGATCCGCATGACGTGGGTAGGTCCTATGAGGCGGTAGTGCGGGTCAACTCGCAGTCCGGCAAGGGCGGGGTGGCCTACGTCATGGCTTCGAAGTTCAACATCGACATGCCGCGCCGGCTCCAGATTGAATTTTCCCGGATTATTCAGCGGCATACTGACACTTATGGCGGCGAGATTGACCCCGACGCAATGTGGAACATT
The genomic region above belongs to Winkia neuii and contains:
- a CDS encoding 16S rRNA (uracil(1498)-N(3))-methyltransferase; translated protein: MSLQSFLFPHTDELVEGATVGLAGEEGHHAASVMRIRPGEEIFLVDGKGRRARGEVLQASKNQVQVKVLATVNEAFPGKQITLVQALAKGGRDEMSIETATELDVFAVIPWQADRSTVRWNGPKVEKGVRKWQAKVAAATKQSRRSYIPEVASLVGTKALAKQIEEAVANNTLVLLLHEEAETPLMQQPLQEADRIWLIVGPEGGIGQAETELLVKSGARTCKLGSTILRTSSAGPAALAYIAGTCGAWNS
- the leuA gene encoding 2-isopropylmalate synthase gives rise to the protein MRTTGRSSTQQPSAMPVSKYRPASETNPLSLPDRTWPAKTITKAPRWLSTDLRDGNQALIEPMSPEQKRKMFSLLVNMGFKEIEIGFPAASQTDFDFVRSLVKDSAVPEDVTVSVLTQSRADLIDRTFDAIDGLPRATVHLYNAISPLFREVVFKNSKQATVDLAVTGAQQIIATAEKRLSEETIFGFEYSPEIFVDAEIDFALEICNAVTGVWHPDADRELIINLPATVERTSPNVFADRVEYMSRNLAHREHIALSVHTHNDRGSAVAAAELAIMAGADRVEGCLAGQGERTGNVDLVTLAMNLFSSGVDPMLDLSNIDEVRRTVEHCTGMRVPDRAPYMGDLVYTSFSGSHQDAIKKGFAARKDQLAKAGSEEDVPWQIPYLPIDPHDVGRSYEAVVRVNSQSGKGGVAYVMASKFNIDMPRRLQIEFSRIIQRHTDTYGGEIDPDAMWNIFVDEYLPYGAAKDESVRPWGRFALRAASSITFTDGNDEVVEVTCDYTDEGIPCSITSRGNGPIDAFCRGFGEEGIAVHVLDYFEHAMSSGHDAVAAAFVEADVDGQVLWGVGIDPSITRASYKAIISAVNRSLR
- a CDS encoding PhoH family protein: MPSVDIRVQDRTIHVEGPAGVVQAVTALFEELISLAESGSPLGPDEVAHAVSLLQASQEKQATVSAAVLSARGHAIRPRSETQAKYVRAMDESTVVFGIGPAGTGKTYLAMAKAVQQLLDGVVRRIIVTRPAVEAGESLGFLPGSLTEKVDPYLRPVYDALGDMLEPETLVELRESGTIEVAPLAYMRGRTLNDAFIILDEAQNTTKMQMKMFLTRLGFNSTMVITGDPTQVDLPKGNLSGLVDAVNVLAGIDGIEFCKFSSADVVRHATVRAIIDAYDRRDSAKERLKHEY
- the ybeY gene encoding rRNA maturation RNase YbeY, translated to MSTEVCNETSYEVDEAEFAALAAFVLQKMHVSSSAELSIMFIDPEPMEELHVRWLGLEGPTDVMSFPMDELRPGTAEDPTEAGILGDIVLCPQVAEKQASAAGHSTTEEMLLLTVHGILHLLGYDHAEEEEKKVMFGLQRKLLLTFLAEKD
- the era gene encoding GTPase Era; the encoded protein is MAGPSAVEGMSLPQTPEDFVAGFATIVGRPNVGKSTLTNAIVGKKIAITSMRPETTRHTVRGVHTSDEGQLVLLDTPGYHRPRTLLGKRLNDQVREALTQVDLVFFCIPADQKIGPGDRFIARELKSVKVPVIAVVTKSDLVGPERLLPQIDAVSKLGDWAEIVPTSAAKGRQVDDLISVAMKYLPKSMPLYPLDAKSDESDNTMIAEFIREAALEGMREELPHSLAVQVEEVIERKPVKGQKKPPLLDIHVNMYVERDSQKAIIIGKGGSRLKWIGSNARQNIEEYLNRRVYLDLHVRTAKDWQSDPKMLGRLGL
- a CDS encoding hemolysin family protein; the encoded protein is MKEVIWLGVLALVCLVLTGFFSAAETSFLRLSRARVEDLVEDGREGAEVVRKIIEHKALSLTATRGMRIIFSTLATVIIVLAVNFPWWPTWVRILVAVLISAGAAWLISGLFGDSVGSRNPESVALLAAKPVWAATYLLAPATKAYLWLRPESALTEAEARQVMADDLREMVDEMGEEESLEIEDEDRELLRSVFELGTTLVREIMVPRTEMITVDKDTPAYKAMSLFVKSGFSRLPVTGEDTDDVRGVLVLKDLLGRVHRHSESKQAPVHTMMRPILFVPETVLLDNLLRQMQASGDHIAMLVDEYGGISGLVTLEDLIEEVVGDVTDEHDHSKAEPRQLAPDTWEVPANFPLDDLGELFDLEIEDEDVDTAAGLLAKALGKVPLAGASAPAQGLDLTAGEATGRRRTITTVIARCRNEDK